From a region of the Neobacillus niacini genome:
- a CDS encoding helix-turn-helix domain-containing protein produces MLLADTDIPVIEISFYVGINSRQYFSNLFKKHTNMTPIEYRKSVSQDIVKFSR; encoded by the coding sequence ATGTTATTAGCGGATACTGATATTCCAGTGATTGAAATATCTTTTTATGTGGGTATTAACAGTCGTCAATATTTCAGTAATCTCTTTAAAAAACACACAAATATGACACCTATTGAATACAGAAAGTCTGTCAGTCAAGATATAGTGAAATTTAGTAGATAA
- a CDS encoding AraC family transcriptional regulator translates to MNYISLYQGELVTNHYQPKVFAYYFKQWESYNMPFHAHKEVEIMYVIDGRCIVDTLDESISMKKGDFILLDSNVSHRLIVEKESPCRMLNVEFSFIPKEGCFPSIKDLANENSNLAEFLLLGRPYAVLKDPNDIYYTLKNLVLELDKKEKDKEIVIQLHLAQLLIQISRMVIEERKNERDHQQANVYVKQTIEYLHHNYDCNIQVKDIGDTVNIHPGYLHRIFKKQTGFTIMEYLTSLRMEKQKCY, encoded by the coding sequence TTGAACTATATTAGTTTATACCAAGGTGAATTAGTAACCAACCATTATCAGCCTAAAGTTTTTGCCTATTATTTTAAGCAGTGGGAAAGTTATAATATGCCATTTCATGCTCATAAAGAAGTAGAAATTATGTATGTAATTGATGGCAGATGTATCGTTGATACGCTTGATGAATCAATTTCGATGAAAAAGGGTGACTTTATTTTACTAGATTCCAATGTTTCTCACCGATTAATCGTAGAAAAAGAGTCTCCCTGCCGGATGTTAAACGTAGAATTTTCCTTTATTCCAAAAGAAGGCTGCTTCCCATCAATAAAGGACTTAGCTAACGAAAACAGTAATTTAGCTGAATTTCTTTTACTAGGTCGTCCCTATGCTGTATTGAAGGATCCTAATGATATCTACTATACTTTAAAAAATTTAGTTCTCGAATTGGATAAGAAGGAAAAGGACAAAGAAATAGTGATTCAACTCCATTTAGCACAACTTCTCATTCAAATTTCAAGAATGGTCATTGAGGAAAGGAAGAATGAAAGGGATCACCAACAGGCAAATGTTTATGTAAAACAGACAATTGAGTATCTTCATCATAACTATGACTGTAATATCCAAGTGAAGGATATTGGAGACACGGTAAATATTCATCCTGGATACCTTCACCGAATTTTTAAAAAACAGACAGGATTTACGATTATGGAATATCTGACTTCACTAAGAATGGAAAAGCAAAAATGTTATTAG